From a region of the Thermosulfurimonas sp. F29 genome:
- a CDS encoding DUF1614 domain-containing protein, whose protein sequence is MLIFSPFALLFVLLLFFVLGFLFVFIHVGLITIAAGKIGLTPNQVFLFLLASLLGSHVNLPLTRVRREADPLEETLVRFFGVPYVVPRLSEEAYTVIALNVGGGLIPVLLSLYLWVKNGLFLAPLLGTILLSYVCYRLARPVPGVGIAVPFLIPPLVAALFAILAAPHKAPAVAYISGTLGTLIGADLLHLRDIPRLRTPVASIGGAGTFDGIFLTGIVAVLLA, encoded by the coding sequence ATGCTCATCTTCAGTCCCTTTGCCCTTCTTTTCGTGCTTCTTCTATTTTTCGTCCTGGGGTTTCTTTTCGTTTTCATCCATGTGGGCCTCATAACCATAGCCGCCGGGAAGATCGGTCTTACTCCGAATCAGGTCTTTCTCTTTTTGTTGGCCTCTCTCCTGGGAAGTCATGTCAACCTTCCTTTAACCCGGGTGCGTCGCGAGGCGGACCCCCTGGAGGAAACGCTGGTTCGGTTTTTCGGGGTGCCGTATGTGGTTCCGCGTTTGTCCGAGGAGGCCTACACGGTGATCGCCCTCAATGTGGGCGGTGGTCTCATTCCGGTCCTTCTTTCCCTCTACCTGTGGGTGAAAAACGGGCTCTTCCTGGCCCCTCTGCTGGGCACGATCCTTTTGAGCTATGTGTGCTATCGTCTGGCCCGGCCCGTGCCGGGGGTGGGCATCGCCGTTCCTTTTCTTATTCCTCCCCTGGTGGCCGCTCTCTTTGCGATTCTGGCCGCTCCCCACAAGGCCCCGGCGGTGGCCTACATATCCGGCACGCTGGGAACCCTTATCGGGGCCGACCTCCTGCACCTTCGCGACATCCCGAGGTTGAGGACCCCGGTGGCCTCCATCGGCGGCGCCGGCACCTTCGACGGCATCTTCCTTACCGGCATCGTGGCCGTGCTTCTGGCCTGA
- a CDS encoding type II toxin-antitoxin system RelE/ParE family toxin, whose translation MFKVVVHKRAASYLKRLPKDQKERLKKALQDLGHNPFQSGVKAMVGEWRGYYRLRIGSFRVIFWLDRKARTIYVDYIGPRGDIYKRG comes from the coding sequence GTGTTCAAGGTTGTAGTTCACAAGCGAGCGGCCTCTTACCTTAAGCGTCTTCCTAAGGATCAAAAAGAACGCCTCAAAAAAGCTCTTCAGGATTTAGGTCATAATCCTTTCCAGTCAGGAGTTAAAGCGATGGTAGGTGAGTGGCGGGGCTACTATCGTTTAAGGATCGGCAGTTTCAGAGTGATCTTCTGGTTAGATCGGAAAGCTCGCACCATTTATGTGGACTACATTGGTCCCAGAGGGGACATTTACAAAAGAGGCTGA
- the cas5b gene encoding type I-B CRISPR-associated protein Cas5b, translating into MLKAVRIVLKSYTASFRVPHFHGRQLSLGVPPFSTVFGLISAAAGRWVLPEKDIPWIGYRFSYKGRGEDLETIISYKEKGPHYEKGKLVKNVFYREFLFDCELVLYLPREWEDYFRRPRFPLLLGRSQDVAYVAEIKNVELFQADKGKLQGILLPYRYVFSWGIPAVIYNLPVAFEDFSHRKILNLQIVGVVEKTFPLEKQPNELLYKDPFSDFLVPIYKAEDLLARDVS; encoded by the coding sequence ATGCTTAAAGCTGTCCGGATTGTTCTTAAGAGTTATACGGCTTCGTTTCGGGTTCCCCATTTTCACGGTCGCCAGCTCTCCCTGGGGGTTCCTCCCTTTTCAACGGTATTCGGTTTGATTTCTGCAGCGGCCGGGCGCTGGGTTCTGCCCGAAAAAGATATCCCCTGGATAGGGTACCGCTTTTCCTATAAAGGACGAGGAGAGGATCTGGAGACTATCATATCTTATAAAGAAAAAGGCCCCCATTATGAAAAAGGGAAACTGGTCAAAAATGTGTTTTATCGGGAGTTTCTTTTTGATTGCGAGCTGGTTTTATATTTACCACGCGAGTGGGAAGATTATTTCCGTCGGCCACGGTTCCCTCTCCTTCTGGGACGTTCGCAGGATGTAGCCTATGTAGCCGAAATAAAAAATGTAGAACTTTTTCAGGCAGATAAGGGCAAGCTTCAAGGAATACTTTTGCCTTATAGGTATGTATTCTCCTGGGGAATTCCTGCCGTAATCTATAATCTTCCGGTAGCCTTTGAAGATTTTTCTCATCGAAAGATCCTTAATCTGCAAATAGTCGGCGTAGTGGAAAAAACTTTTCCACTAGAAAAACAGCCAAACGAATTACTTTATAAAGACCCCTTTTCAGATTTCTTGGTGCCCATCTATAAAGCCGAAGATTTGCTGGCTCGGGATGTCTCTTGA
- the cas4 gene encoding CRISPR-associated protein Cas4 — protein MWSSRINGTIFYAYQVCPREAWFYYHRLNPDKEHPLLDLGRLVHETSYTRARKEIFVDRLLKIDLFRGELVAEIKRSQRHKEAARLQLAFYLYYLKNEKGLEMEGVILFPRERRSERLKLTLELENRIRKLLQEMQETFSNSKPPPLQRCRWCRSCAFEEVCWA, from the coding sequence ATGTGGTCTTCCCGAATCAACGGAACCATCTTTTATGCCTATCAGGTGTGTCCGCGGGAGGCCTGGTTTTACTACCACCGGCTAAATCCCGATAAGGAACATCCCCTTCTTGACCTGGGGCGTCTGGTGCACGAAACCTCTTACACTCGGGCCCGCAAAGAAATTTTTGTAGATCGTCTTCTAAAAATAGACCTTTTTCGTGGAGAGCTGGTGGCAGAAATCAAACGCTCTCAGCGACACAAGGAGGCCGCAAGACTTCAACTGGCCTTCTACCTCTACTATCTCAAAAATGAAAAGGGACTCGAAATGGAAGGAGTAATCCTCTTTCCCAGAGAGCGCCGAAGCGAACGCCTAAAACTTACTCTGGAACTTGAAAACCGGATAAGGAAGCTCCTGCAGGAAATGCAAGAAACTTTCTCCAACTCCAAACCCCCACCCCTCCAACGCTGTCGCTGGTGCCGCTCCTGTGCCTTTGAGGAGGTGTGCTGGGCGTAA
- a CDS encoding nucleotidyltransferase family protein, producing the protein MLGVNLVKLQLMQDKDQEKLKNIISFLVKKLHPERIILFGSRARGSHRPGSDFDLAVEGGQKLDFRARRKLKEELEGFLGLHSLDLIFLDEVSPEFRQIIRKGVIVYEKNRSISGS; encoded by the coding sequence GTGCTGGGCGTGAATCTGGTAAAATTGCAACTGATGCAGGACAAAGACCAAGAAAAATTAAAAAATATTATCTCTTTTTTGGTAAAAAAACTGCACCCTGAGCGTATTATTCTTTTCGGTTCCAGGGCGAGAGGCAGCCACCGGCCGGGCTCGGATTTTGATCTTGCCGTTGAAGGTGGCCAAAAACTCGATTTCCGAGCCCGCCGAAAGTTAAAAGAGGAACTGGAAGGCTTCCTGGGCCTTCATTCCCTGGATTTAATTTTTCTGGATGAAGTTTCTCCGGAATTCCGTCAAATAATTCGCAAAGGAGTAATAGTGTATGAAAAAAACCGAAGTATATCTGGCTCTTGA
- the cas7i gene encoding type I-B CRISPR-associated protein Cas7/Cst2/DevR yields MAYPVITGAVLIEALGAALNMAGQDEGGRTGNVIMVKQLRIGRNRYPYVSGQAWRRWWREVLYADFGWEPSPVTREQKSAYTEGDPIVYAEDDIFGYMAARKRSKKKNSSEQSGTFRRVSPLKNSLLISVLPNVITDDFGHFSRNLKEGEDYILFEHQHYTAPLQGVFTISLTDVGRFEVGEMKDIPEEKVEAYKERLRELSPNIYTLPPEEKVKRVKDVLGALARLRHGAQLARHLTDVSPVVIILGFLDGGNAPFQNLFSTPEGETVILDLKRFESVLNDYAENLLKVEGKGIPVFIGLRPSILANEEEIKEFAENNKLVELCGTPKQALLKAMEYVEKIYNILD; encoded by the coding sequence ATGGCCTATCCAGTAATTACTGGAGCAGTGCTTATTGAAGCTTTGGGGGCGGCCTTAAACATGGCCGGTCAGGATGAGGGAGGGAGAACCGGTAATGTTATTATGGTAAAACAACTGCGCATAGGGCGCAACCGTTATCCTTATGTTTCCGGTCAGGCCTGGCGGCGCTGGTGGCGAGAGGTGCTTTACGCTGATTTCGGCTGGGAACCCAGTCCCGTTACCAGAGAACAAAAAAGCGCTTATACCGAAGGAGACCCTATCGTTTATGCGGAAGATGATATCTTCGGCTATATGGCAGCCCGAAAACGCTCAAAAAAGAAAAACAGCTCTGAACAAAGTGGGACTTTCCGACGCGTCTCGCCACTTAAAAATAGTCTTCTTATTTCCGTTCTTCCCAATGTAATCACGGATGATTTCGGGCATTTTTCCCGTAATCTCAAAGAAGGGGAGGATTATATTCTCTTTGAGCATCAGCATTATACAGCCCCTCTTCAGGGAGTGTTTACCATTTCGCTTACCGATGTCGGACGTTTTGAAGTGGGAGAAATGAAAGATATTCCTGAGGAAAAAGTAGAAGCCTATAAAGAGAGACTTCGGGAGCTTTCTCCGAATATTTATACTTTACCACCGGAAGAAAAGGTAAAACGGGTTAAAGATGTGCTTGGGGCCCTGGCCAGGTTAAGACACGGAGCCCAGCTCGCCCGTCATCTTACCGATGTCTCTCCTGTGGTGATAATACTCGGTTTTCTGGACGGAGGAAATGCCCCTTTCCAGAATCTCTTTTCTACTCCTGAGGGAGAAACAGTTATTCTGGACCTTAAGCGGTTTGAGTCCGTGCTAAACGATTATGCTGAAAATCTACTTAAGGTAGAGGGTAAGGGAATCCCGGTTTTTATTGGTTTGCGGCCTTCGATCCTGGCCAATGAAGAAGAAATTAAAGAGTTTGCTGAAAATAACAAATTAGTCGAGCTATGTGGGACTCCCAAACAAGCTCTTCTTAAAGCTATGGAATATGTAGAAAAGATCTATAACATTCTGGATTAA
- a CDS encoding class I SAM-dependent methyltransferase yields the protein MAHKFDPRNIEKLEDPSRLELFAPEETLRRLGLARGQVALDVGTGTGFYLPYLSALVGPEGWVYGVDVQEKMLEVARRKILDKGLTNVELVHSEENRIPLPDRVADFVFLAFTFHELREPLRFLRELRRVARPSAALGLIDWKKKERDKGPPPEEVYAEEEVLRFLKEGGLEVEEVFDLGPYCFAVRGRFP from the coding sequence ATGGCCCACAAGTTCGATCCCCGCAACATCGAAAAGCTCGAGGATCCCTCGCGTCTCGAGCTGTTTGCCCCCGAGGAGACTCTCCGAAGACTGGGACTGGCCCGGGGGCAGGTGGCCCTGGATGTGGGCACCGGCACCGGTTTTTACCTTCCCTATCTTTCCGCCCTGGTGGGGCCGGAGGGGTGGGTGTACGGGGTGGATGTTCAGGAAAAGATGCTGGAGGTGGCCCGAAGGAAGATCCTGGACAAAGGCCTCACGAATGTGGAGCTCGTTCACTCCGAGGAAAACCGCATCCCTCTGCCGGACCGGGTGGCGGACTTCGTCTTTCTGGCCTTCACCTTTCACGAGCTCCGGGAACCGCTTCGGTTCCTGCGGGAACTGCGGAGAGTAGCCCGGCCCTCGGCGGCTCTGGGTCTCATCGACTGGAAGAAAAAAGAAAGGGATAAAGGTCCTCCTCCCGAGGAGGTCTACGCGGAAGAGGAGGTGCTGCGTTTCCTGAAAGAGGGGGGTCTGGAGGTCGAAGAGGTGTTCGATCTGGGGCCTTACTGCTTCGCCGTAAGGGGCCGTTTCCCCTGA
- the cas3 gene encoding CRISPR-associated helicase Cas3' produces the protein MSLEIPLAKPPETGLTLEEHSCQVAEYLRELLEAYRSWLKDLLPDVDALIEEMLWAAKVHDLGKATEGFQRFLSSKVPWGFRHEVLSLALLGQETFSDPQKFYALSAVLTHHKNIDDEHLLASTGANRAAYFLKEINNKQKQVAQEITPYLEWLRKYLKELNLNCQAPDFKEVKKFHEYLLKETDKCKVLEKKGLTLTLARGALMAADHATSFGVKHFLKDLPKPKCSSFPRPFQLKAGEHEGHLILEAPTGAGKTEAALRWLNRNRKAGERIFYLLPNRASIHAMYHTLAEKYFDPKYVGFLHARALNYLFELYESENYEETYFKAKQEKDINFLFYKPLKVLTPYQILKWFFGIKRFEIGFMELLGGLFIFDEIHAYDPHTTALIMEIVSFLSGLGGRFLFMSATIPDFILSEIKKSLPGPQIHLHLDPCDSVEKKILCQARHRVFFRETHLEDLLEEIVGMSKNRRVLVVANRVDQAQAIYQTLREKFDLKKNEIGLLHGRFTYEDRNRKERKLIETLKKKESSLRILVATQVIEVSLDISFEAMFTEIAPVDDLLQRMGRVNRYGKSEAPAEVHIATFYEKTPYDRFYLEKALESKPENGSELNAEKASLWLKKAYESGFSPKDRDTYRRARESFRRLVEDLKPLRGCYEEKYFDLFRIYEILPVSKSSLFEEYIDRGEILKAFQLLVPVPERFWHKLKRDNLLEPFKNRTVLAQVKYDPELGLLSDPEFTGSFL, from the coding sequence ATGTCTCTTGAAATTCCTTTGGCCAAACCTCCAGAGACTGGCCTCACTTTAGAGGAACATTCCTGCCAGGTGGCCGAGTATCTTAGAGAGCTTCTGGAGGCTTATAGGAGCTGGTTAAAAGACCTACTCCCGGATGTGGACGCACTTATAGAGGAAATGCTCTGGGCGGCCAAAGTACATGATCTGGGTAAAGCCACCGAGGGATTTCAGAGGTTTTTATCTTCCAAGGTCCCATGGGGGTTCCGGCACGAGGTATTAAGCCTTGCTCTTCTCGGTCAGGAAACCTTTTCTGATCCTCAAAAATTCTATGCTCTTTCCGCAGTGCTTACGCATCATAAAAACATTGATGATGAGCATCTTTTGGCTTCTACCGGAGCCAACCGGGCCGCGTATTTCCTCAAGGAAATAAACAACAAGCAAAAACAGGTAGCCCAAGAAATAACACCTTATCTTGAATGGCTTAGAAAGTATCTAAAAGAGTTAAACCTCAACTGCCAGGCCCCCGATTTTAAAGAGGTAAAGAAGTTTCATGAATATCTCCTTAAGGAAACGGATAAATGTAAGGTTCTTGAGAAAAAGGGCTTAACATTAACTCTGGCCCGGGGAGCGTTAATGGCTGCAGATCACGCTACGAGTTTCGGCGTAAAGCACTTTTTAAAAGATTTACCCAAACCCAAATGTTCTTCTTTCCCCAGGCCTTTCCAGCTTAAGGCCGGTGAACATGAAGGCCATCTTATTCTGGAAGCCCCTACCGGAGCGGGAAAGACCGAAGCCGCCTTGCGCTGGCTTAACCGAAACCGGAAGGCCGGGGAACGCATTTTTTATCTTCTCCCCAATCGGGCCAGCATACATGCCATGTATCATACCTTAGCCGAAAAATATTTTGATCCCAAATATGTAGGCTTCCTTCATGCCAGGGCCCTGAATTATCTGTTTGAACTTTACGAAAGCGAAAATTATGAAGAAACGTATTTCAAAGCCAAACAGGAAAAAGATATCAATTTTCTTTTTTATAAACCCCTTAAGGTTCTTACACCTTATCAAATTCTCAAGTGGTTTTTCGGTATAAAACGTTTTGAAATAGGTTTCATGGAATTACTGGGCGGACTTTTTATTTTCGATGAAATTCATGCTTATGATCCTCATACTACCGCACTTATTATGGAAATTGTGTCTTTCCTTTCAGGCCTGGGAGGCCGTTTCCTTTTTATGAGCGCTACCATCCCGGATTTTATCCTTTCCGAAATTAAAAAGAGCCTTCCGGGGCCCCAGATTCACTTACATCTCGATCCCTGCGATTCGGTTGAAAAGAAAATCCTCTGTCAAGCACGCCACAGGGTATTTTTCAGGGAAACCCATCTTGAGGACCTTCTCGAAGAAATTGTGGGGATGAGTAAAAACCGCAGAGTGCTCGTGGTAGCCAACCGGGTAGATCAAGCCCAAGCTATTTATCAGACCTTAAGAGAAAAATTTGATTTGAAGAAAAATGAAATCGGGCTTCTTCACGGTCGGTTCACCTATGAAGATCGTAATCGCAAGGAACGAAAACTAATTGAAACTCTAAAGAAAAAGGAAAGCTCTCTTAGAATTCTCGTGGCCACTCAGGTGATAGAGGTCTCCTTAGATATTAGCTTTGAAGCCATGTTTACGGAAATAGCTCCGGTGGACGATCTGCTTCAACGCATGGGGCGGGTAAATCGGTATGGTAAATCGGAAGCTCCGGCGGAGGTTCACATTGCTACCTTTTATGAAAAGACCCCTTACGACCGGTTTTATCTGGAAAAAGCTCTTGAGAGTAAACCTGAAAATGGAAGCGAACTTAACGCAGAAAAAGCCTCCTTATGGCTTAAAAAGGCCTATGAAAGTGGTTTTTCGCCTAAAGATAGAGATACATACCGCCGAGCCCGAGAGAGCTTCAGAAGACTCGTGGAAGACCTGAAACCTCTGCGAGGTTGCTACGAAGAAAAATATTTTGATCTTTTTCGGATTTACGAAATTCTTCCTGTCTCTAAAAGTTCTCTTTTTGAAGAATATATTGACCGTGGTGAAATCTTAAAAGCCTTTCAGCTACTCGTGCCGGTGCCCGAACGCTTCTGGCATAAGCTCAAAAGAGACAATTTGCTTGAACCTTTCAAAAATCGGACTGTGCTTGCCCAAGTGAAATATGACCCGGAATTGGGACTTCTTTCCGACCCAGAATTTACCGGGAGTTTTTTGTGA
- a CDS encoding putative toxin-antitoxin system toxin component, PIN family gives MRVVFNTNVLVAAFLTEGLCSVLLARARRKEFNLFVCPKILEEFERILSEKIKVPQALIKEALKMILEVSEVIQPTRTIQGVCRDEDDNQILACALSAGADYLVTGDKDLLEIAHFEELKIISPREFEAFFED, from the coding sequence ATGAGAGTGGTCTTCAATACCAATGTTTTGGTGGCGGCTTTTCTCACGGAAGGGTTGTGTTCGGTGCTCCTCGCTCGTGCCCGTCGAAAAGAATTTAACCTTTTCGTTTGTCCGAAAATTTTGGAAGAATTTGAAAGGATCTTGTCAGAAAAAATAAAAGTTCCGCAAGCCCTGATTAAAGAAGCTTTAAAAATGATATTGGAAGTCTCTGAGGTAATACAACCCACCAGAACCATTCAGGGAGTTTGCCGCGATGAAGATGATAACCAGATTCTAGCTTGTGCTCTTTCCGCCGGAGCAGATTATCTTGTGACCGGAGATAAAGATCTTTTGGAAATTGCTCATTTTGAAGAGCTGAAAATCATCTCTCCCCGAGAATTTGAGGCTTTCTTTGAAGACTAA
- a CDS encoding DUF4143 domain-containing protein: protein MFDKRHQEEEPPLYFWRDRTGHEVDFVMDLGMKLVPVEAKFSETVTRDQFRNLFYYMGVAGPRADRGLLIYAGEKAFEREGIAVRLWFYL from the coding sequence ATTTTTGACAAACGCCATCAGGAAGAGGAACCCCCGCTTTACTTCTGGCGTGATCGGACCGGCCACGAGGTGGACTTCGTGATGGATTTAGGCATGAAGCTCGTGCCGGTTGAGGCCAAATTTTCGGAAACCGTAACCCGGGATCAGTTTCGGAATCTTTTCTATTACATGGGAGTGGCCGGCCCTCGAGCCGACCGCGGTCTTCTCATCTATGCGGGCGAGAAGGCCTTTGAGCGCGAGGGGATTGCCGTACGCCTCTGGTTTTACCTGTAA
- a CDS encoding CopG family ribbon-helix-helix protein: MRAVLSISLPEKLARELDAFARETGRNKSDIVRESLRLYLWETRFRRLKRELRPLAKKAGLMTEEDVFERIS, from the coding sequence ATGAGAGCGGTTTTGTCTATAAGCCTTCCCGAAAAATTGGCCAGAGAATTAGATGCTTTTGCCAGAGAAACCGGTCGCAATAAAAGCGACATCGTGCGGGAGTCCCTGCGCCTTTATCTCTGGGAAACCCGTTTTAGGCGACTTAAAAGAGAACTAAGGCCTCTAGCGAAAAAAGCCGGCTTAATGACCGAGGAAGATGTTTTTGAGCGGATTTCATGA
- a CDS encoding cupin domain-containing protein produces the protein MSTEKVTIRKPTPEELEKLGVFSWPTWEKEVSEFDWYYPEDETFYVVEGEVEVELDDGTRVRFGKGDLVTFRKGVRCVWRVLKPIRKHYR, from the coding sequence ATGAGCACGGAAAAGGTCACCATCAGGAAACCCACGCCGGAGGAGCTTGAAAAACTCGGGGTCTTCAGCTGGCCAACCTGGGAGAAGGAGGTAAGTGAGTTCGACTGGTATTACCCGGAGGACGAGACCTTCTATGTGGTGGAGGGCGAGGTGGAGGTGGAGCTTGACGACGGCACCAGGGTGCGCTTCGGGAAAGGGGACCTCGTGACCTTCAGAAAGGGCGTCCGCTGCGTGTGGCGGGTGCTAAAGCCCATTCGCAAACATTACAGGTAA
- the cas8a1 gene encoding type I-B CRISPR-associated protein Cas8b1/Cst1 has translation MRKFYYTGNPFLDASLAAILAITDKDSPEAITSDDLEKALANLKHILLSPQALGKRGKKSFTRGALRQIFPNSPLANPSPHIKNPEEVYKNLLERTMEKIRNFQEGDKLCPVCGRNYLEGETRVRADKFPLLRGLANFYPFLSDGMEICPFCFIAIQFFPMSVLKGVGYFWFFHTQNIKLAKAVSRIFGWRHFETLIAANSSLGFYGEWESLTESGTVLNLFYKLLKDLSEYEKEIFDSPHPVIVYLFTNDNRTAFVKHLIIPNEVLIFLGKLRYRDKEAFERFFKELLLIPSGLQGQKLKARRKYVSRAARAIIEKRSILSYALDDAEEYLRGGWKAHQLYLTEVRKMPAWKLGILERLGLKIFSSADQKKWLTRLKTASYAELGHIFSDFVQNGWLKAQELYLLSPPGEEFFLFEARDILLAILYENQHLAREGKSWPGLLEENLPDPDKYYRRIETITEGILNHHPNPERFLGDLRSVRKPQGIRGVYLKGMEHGALRWKDFIFLAPIEDTERLYLNRDYLMACLTERISQKEV, from the coding sequence GTGAGGAAGTTTTACTACACTGGTAATCCCTTCCTTGATGCCTCTTTAGCGGCCATCTTGGCTATTACGGACAAGGATTCTCCAGAGGCGATTACTTCAGATGATCTTGAGAAAGCTTTAGCTAATTTGAAACATATTCTGCTTTCTCCTCAGGCTTTAGGTAAACGTGGTAAAAAGAGCTTTACTAGAGGAGCCTTAAGGCAGATTTTTCCCAATTCTCCTCTGGCCAATCCTTCTCCTCATATAAAAAATCCAGAAGAAGTTTACAAGAATCTTCTCGAAAGAACCATGGAAAAAATTCGGAATTTTCAGGAAGGGGATAAACTTTGTCCGGTATGTGGACGAAACTACTTAGAAGGAGAGACGCGGGTAAGAGCAGACAAATTTCCTCTTTTAAGAGGTTTAGCCAATTTTTACCCTTTTCTTTCCGATGGAATGGAAATTTGTCCTTTCTGTTTTATAGCCATTCAATTTTTCCCTATGAGTGTTCTCAAAGGGGTGGGGTATTTCTGGTTCTTTCATACGCAAAACATAAAGTTGGCCAAAGCCGTATCCCGAATTTTCGGCTGGAGGCATTTTGAGACTCTCATAGCCGCAAATTCCTCTTTGGGATTTTACGGAGAGTGGGAAAGTCTTACCGAATCCGGAACTGTGTTGAATCTTTTCTACAAGTTATTAAAGGATCTTTCCGAATATGAGAAAGAAATTTTTGATTCCCCTCATCCCGTTATAGTTTATCTTTTCACTAACGATAATCGTACGGCTTTCGTAAAACATTTAATTATCCCCAACGAAGTCTTAATTTTTCTAGGTAAGCTTCGTTACAGAGATAAGGAGGCCTTTGAGAGATTTTTCAAAGAATTGCTTCTGATCCCTTCTGGACTCCAAGGGCAAAAACTTAAGGCCCGAAGAAAATACGTCTCTAGGGCGGCCCGGGCTATCATAGAAAAACGCTCCATTTTATCTTATGCCTTGGATGATGCAGAGGAATATTTACGGGGTGGCTGGAAAGCCCATCAATTGTATTTAACGGAGGTCCGAAAAATGCCAGCCTGGAAGTTAGGAATTCTTGAAAGACTGGGCCTTAAGATTTTTTCTTCGGCGGATCAAAAGAAGTGGTTAACCCGGCTTAAAACGGCTTCTTATGCCGAATTAGGCCATATATTTTCAGACTTTGTGCAAAACGGCTGGCTTAAAGCGCAAGAACTATATCTGCTTTCTCCTCCAGGTGAAGAGTTCTTTCTTTTTGAGGCTCGGGATATCCTTCTAGCCATTCTTTACGAAAACCAGCATCTGGCACGAGAAGGAAAATCGTGGCCTGGTCTTCTGGAAGAAAATCTCCCTGATCCAGACAAGTATTACCGAAGAATCGAGACTATAACCGAAGGAATCCTCAACCATCATCCCAACCCTGAGAGATTTCTCGGAGATTTAAGGAGTGTGAGAAAACCTCAAGGTATAAGAGGAGTTTATTTGAAGGGGATGGAACATGGAGCTCTTCGCTGGAAGGATTTCATTTTTCTGGCCCCTATAGAGGACACGGAAAGACTTTACTTAAACCGTGATTACCTTATGGCCTGTCTCACGGAAAGAATATCTCAAAAGGAGGTTTGA
- a CDS encoding DsrE family protein, producing the protein MTLFVLEHPESWERFVRVVETLPRDKSDLAVLIRGGGVTRCLRCEPGLFPHFRQFVLDGGRAFVCVRSLRDFGLPETRPPDLFERVPDGEELIREYSARGYTVERL; encoded by the coding sequence ATGACACTCTTCGTGCTGGAACATCCGGAATCCTGGGAAAGATTTGTCAGGGTAGTGGAAACTCTTCCCCGAGATAAATCCGATCTAGCGGTCCTGATCCGTGGAGGAGGGGTGACCCGCTGTCTCCGTTGCGAACCCGGGCTTTTCCCGCATTTCAGGCAGTTCGTGCTTGACGGAGGCCGGGCCTTTGTCTGCGTTCGTTCCCTCAGGGATTTCGGCCTTCCGGAAACGCGTCCCCCGGATCTCTTCGAGCGGGTTCCCGACGGGGAAGAGCTCATAAGAGAGTATTCCGCCCGGGGATATACCGTGGAGAGGCTGTAG
- the cas6 gene encoding CRISPR-associated endoribonuclease Cas6, which yields MRIKLSLEPKEKTLILPVHYNHLIQGMIYRNLDQALAQKVHEEGFLYGKRRFKLFTFSRLLSRKPQYLPERQELALKAPIHLWIGAVEVRLLESLASHLVRRGEIRLGERTCYLSAIEVEMPPEVSGPVRVRTLSPVTVHRTFGRYTRYYHPEEPEFEELILANLQRKALAFYGADVNNSVLEEAYIKPLVLKKEVITWFKPYRKLSETRSPSENSSGKGTLIKGWDGVFELYLPEPYFSLAYNAGLGDRNSQGFGMVALLDF from the coding sequence ATGCGTATAAAGCTCTCTCTTGAGCCGAAAGAAAAAACGCTTATCCTCCCCGTCCACTACAACCACCTGATTCAGGGCATGATTTACCGGAATCTGGATCAGGCCCTGGCCCAGAAGGTTCACGAGGAGGGTTTCCTTTACGGTAAGCGGCGTTTCAAACTCTTTACCTTTTCCCGCCTTCTTTCCCGAAAGCCGCAATATCTTCCTGAAAGACAGGAGCTGGCCCTTAAGGCCCCGATCCATCTCTGGATAGGGGCCGTGGAGGTGAGGCTTCTCGAATCTCTGGCCTCCCATTTAGTCAGGCGGGGAGAAATAAGGCTCGGAGAAAGGACTTGCTACCTTTCGGCCATTGAGGTGGAGATGCCTCCGGAGGTTTCCGGGCCGGTGAGGGTGCGAACCCTCTCCCCCGTTACGGTCCACCGCACCTTCGGGAGATACACCCGCTACTACCATCCCGAGGAGCCGGAGTTCGAGGAATTGATCCTTGCCAATCTTCAACGCAAGGCCCTGGCCTTCTACGGAGCCGATGTGAATAACTCCGTCCTTGAGGAGGCCTACATAAAACCGCTGGTCCTCAAAAAAGAGGTGATTACCTGGTTCAAACCTTACCGTAAACTTTCCGAGACGCGCTCCCCCTCTGAAAACTCATCCGGAAAAGGCACCCTCATCAAAGGCTGGGACGGAGTGTTTGAGCTTTACCTCCCCGAACCATACTTTTCCCTGGCCTATAACGCCGGTCTCGGCGACCGCAACAGCCAGGGCTTCGGCATGGTGGCCCTCCTCGATTTTTGA